Proteins found in one Xyrauchen texanus isolate HMW12.3.18 chromosome 30, RBS_HiC_50CHRs, whole genome shotgun sequence genomic segment:
- the LOC127624195 gene encoding adhesion G-protein coupled receptor G6-like isoform X10, with amino-acid sequence MVSFISSRWWRWKCLKILPVTLLLMCLPTSVAPSCQSSISCNVVLTDSHGSFTSPCYPSEYPSSQACEWTIQAPAGFIVQITFLDFELEEAHGCIYDRIVVSTGASDVKFCGLTANGLTLNSTGNVMVVSFNSDFSVQKKGFHISYKQVAVVLRNQKVTMPKTSKNTVRLSNSVTFPALTAFTVCFEIARTATKSTETIFTYTDAAGTSVLAFEKTARGMEMFIGSSSCSVNNLITSSDITSSMMPICLTWTKSSGLVAVYFGGNYHTNTCSATKIYTLQSGGLFQLGGQGSSEVSVDNQNLDGFIYNFRLWDHAMAVAELSALTCDKKGNVIDWDHSFWTIPGSYTETDSTLSCSTVIPTLAPGTPGCTSPGLGCPEGIFYKISLGVNDVQANTQESDVEMMIAQWLNQTFQNWIYRVYVDNVKFGPKTVLSRATSIRYTCMALLVYKNTSDAVLTVAEIENRLRSAPAIGNDLILDSVMVKSMENCQSEKVPFHYRWPESRPTVTQYVPCFPYKEQNASRTCMISPDNYTSIWASPDLRNCTDIEDIPVSQENAIEVAVQLADISNNELSTEEVTKVVSKVKELVNVAKINATLANTVVSIISNVMISSEDAQLAASKIALKTVDELVQKIEFDGPSVAITSKYLALGISALNTSNFNGTTFSAYIDINSTDPQINFDSEAQNALAVVTLPPTLLHNLSNTQMKRASRINFIFFSKTGLFQDKQSNGRFLNSYVVASSVGNFSIKNLQDPVKIEIAHLEYQREPKPLCVFWDFNIQTGIGGWSSEGCVVSLESNSNRTVCLCNHLTHFGILMDISGAATQIDEKNNRVLTFISYIGCGISAVFSAATLLTYIAFEKLRRDYPSKILMNLSTSLLFLNMVFLLDGWLASYEMEGLCVTVAVFLHFFLLTSFTWMGLESIHMYIALVKVFNTYIRRYILKFCIVGWGVPAAIVGIVLAVGKNSYGKKYYGKSENGKSQSEFCWIHSPVVFYVTCVGYFSMIFLLNVAMFIVVMIQICGRNGKRSNRTLREEILRNLRSVVSLTFLLGMTWGFAFFAWGPVSLAFMYLFSIFNSLQGLFIFVFHCALKENVQKQWRRYLCCGKFRLADNSDWSKTATNNTKKVSSDNLGKSLSSSSFGSTTANWTSKAKATLNPFVRHSNAGKSFSNQCSPKCSPSDGEASSSILPVHQVLDKVKGFCSIRSDNFYKNIIMSDSFSHSTKF; translated from the exons TAGCACCGAGCTGCCAGAGTAGCATCAGCTGCAATGTGGTGCTCACCGACTCCCATGGCTCTTTCACCTCCCCCTGCTACCCCTCTGAGTACCCATCCAGTCAAGCCTGCGAGTGGACCATACAGGCCCCAGCTGGCTTTATAGTTCAAATCACCTTCCTAGATTTTGAGCTTGAGGAAGCGCACGGCTGCATCTATGACCGCATCGTCGTCAGCACTGGTGCAAGTGATGTCAAATTTTGTGGCTTAACAGCCAATGGACTAACACTCAActccactggaaatgtgatggtGGTTTCCTTTAATTCAGACTTTAGTGTTCAAAAGAAAGGTTTCCATATAAGTTACAAGCAAG TGGCAGTGGTACTGAGGAACCAGAAGGTCACTATGCCAAAGACCAGCAAGAATACAGTGAGATTGAGCAATTCAGTCACATTCCCTGCACTTACTGCATTCACAGTGTGCTTTGAGATTGCCCGCACTGCCACAAAGAGCACAGAGACCATCTTTACCTACACTGATGCAGCTGGGACATCTGTTTTGGCATTTGAGAAGACAGCAAGAGGTATGGAGATGTTCATAGGCAGTTCCTCCTGCTCTGTAAATAACCTTATCACCAGCTCAGATATCACCTCCAGCATGATGCCAATCTGCCTCACCTGGACCAAGTCCTCTGGGCTTGTGGCAGTATACTTTGGAGGCAACTATCACACCAACACCTGTTCGGCCACTAAGATTTACACCCTGCAGAGTGGAGGACTCTTCCAGCTTGGAGGACAAGGATCTAGTGAGGTCAGTGTTGACAATCAGAACTTGGATGGCTTCATTTACAATTTCCGATTGTGGGATCACGCCATGGCCGTTGCTGAGCTCTCTGCCCTCACCTGTGATAAAAAGGGTAACGTCATTGACTGGGATCATAGCTTCTGGACCATCCCAGGCTCTTACACAGAGACTGACAGCACACTCAGCTGCA GCACTGTCATACCAACGCTTGCCCCAGGAACACCAGGTTGTACTTCCCCTGGACTGGGCTGCCCAG AGGGCATTTTCTACAAGATTTCCTTAGGGGTAAATGATGTACAAGCAAACACCCAAGAAAGTGATGTTGAGATGATGATAGCTCAATgg CTCAATCAAACCTTTCAGAACTGGATCTACAGAGTTTATGTTGATAATGTCAA GTTTGGACCTAAAACTGTTCTTTCAAGGGCCACGTCTATCCG ATATACCTGCATGGCCTTGCTTGTGTATAAGAATACCAGTGATGCAGTTCTAACAGTGGCAGAGATTGAAAACAGGCTGAGAAGTGCCCCTGCCATAGGAAATGACTTGATATTGGACAGCGTGATGGTGAAATCAATGG AAAACTGCCAGTCAGAGAAGGTTCCATTTCACTACAGATGGCCAGAGAGCAGACCGACAGTCACACAGTATGTCCCCTGTTTCCCTTACAAAGAGCAGAATGCATCCAGGACATG CATGATTAGCCCAGATAATTATACATCAATCTGGGCTTCTCCAGATCTCAGAAACTGCACTGATATAGAGGACATTCCAGTTTCACAAG AGAATGCAATAGAAGTGGCTGTGCAGCTTGCTGATATCAGCAATAATGAGCTCTCTACGGAAGAGGTGACAAAGGTTGTCTCCAAGGTGAAGGAGCTGGTGAATGTAGCCAAAATTAATGCCACTCTAGCCAACACTGTGGTCAGTATAATCTCCAACGTTATGATCAGCTCAGAGGATGCTCAACTGGCTGCCTCCAAGAT AGCACTCAAAACAGTGGATGAACTGGTGCAGAAGATTGAGTTTGATGGACCCTCTGTGGCCATCACATCCAAATACCTGGCTCTGGGAATCTCTGCCCTCAACACAAGCAATTTCAATGGGACCACTTTTAGTGCATATATAGACATCAACTCGACAGACCCTCAG ATTAATTTTGATTCAGAGGCCCAGAACGCTTTGGCTGTGGTCACACTGCCTCCCACACTTTTACACAATCTGAGTAATACACAAATGAAAAGAGCATCCAGAATAAACTTCATATTCTTCAGCAAGACTGGACTCTTTCAG GATAAACAAAGTAATGGCCGGTTCTTGAACAGCTATGTGGTGGCTAGTAGTGTGGGCAACTTCAGCATTAAAAACTTGCAGGATCCAGTCAAGATAGAGATTGCCCATTTGGAGTACCAG AGAGAACCAAAACCTCTTTGTGTGTTTTgggattttaacatccaaa CTGGCATAGGGGGCTGGAGCAGTGAAGGCTGTGTGGTCAGTCTCGAGTCCAACAGCAACAGGACCGTCTGCTTGTGTAACCACCTCACACACTTTGGCATCCTAATG GACATCTCTGGAGCTGCTACACAGATTGATGAGAAGAACAACAGGGTTCTCACCTTCATTTCCTACATCGGCTGTGGCATCTCAGCCGTTTTTTCAGCAGCAACGCTGCTCACGTACATCGCTTTTGA GAAGCTGCGGCGAGACTATCCCTCCAAGATCCTGATGAATCTCAGCACTTCATTGCTCTTCCTCAACATGGTGTTTCTCCTGGATGGATGGTTGGCCTCATATGAAATGGAGGGACTGTGTGTGACAGTGGCTGTCTTTCTGCACTTTTTCCTTCTCACATCCTTCACCTGGATGGGCTTAGAATCCATCCACATGTACATTGCCTTGGTCAAGGTCTTCAACACCTACATACGGCGATATATACTCAAGTTCTGCATTGTAGGGTGGG GTGTTCCGGCTGCAATTGTTGGCATTGTGTTGGCAGTGGGCAAAAATTCCTATGGAAAGAAGTACTATGGAAAAAGCGAGAATGGAAAGAGCCAATCAGAATT CTGTTGGATTCATAGTCCGGTGGTATTCTACGTAACATGCGTGGGCTACTTTTCCATGATCTTCCTACTGAATGTTGCCATGTTCATCGTGGTCATGATCCAGATCTGCGGGCGTAATGGCAAGCGCAGCAACAGGACACTGCGAGAGGAGATATTGCGTAACCTGCGCAGCGTGGTCAGCCTGACATTCTTGCTGGGCATGACCTGGGGCTTTGCGTTTTTCGCCTGGGGCCCAGTCAGCCTGGCCTTCATGTATCTCTTCTCCATTTTCAACTCATTGCAGG GGTTATTCATATTTGTGTTTCACTGTGCTCTGAAAGAAAATGTACAGAAACAATGGAGGAGATACTTGTGCTGTGGAAAGTTCCGCTTGGCAGACAATTCAG actGGAGCAAGACTGCTACTAATAATACAAAGAAAGTGAGTTCTGATAACCTGGGCAAGTCCCTGTCATCCAGCTCCTTTGGCTCCACTACAGCCAACTGGACATCTAAAGCCAAAGCCACACTAAACCCCTTTGTCAGGCACAGTAATGCAG GTAAAAGTttctccaatcagtgcagtcctAAATGCAGCCCATCCGATGGAGAGGCCTCCTCATCCATCCTCCCCGTGCACCAGGTCCTGGACAAGGTGAAGGGCTTCTGCTCCATACGCTCTGACAACTTCTACAAAAACATCATCATGTCAGACAGCTTTAGCCACAGCACTAAATTCTAA
- the LOC127624195 gene encoding adhesion G-protein coupled receptor G6-like isoform X4, whose translation MVSFISSRWWRWKCLKILPVTLLLMCLPTSVAPSCQSSISCNVVLTDSHGSFTSPCYPSEYPSSQACEWTIQAPAGFIVQITFLDFELEEAHGCIYDRIVVSTGASDVKFCGLTANGLTLNSTGNVMVVSFNSDFSVQKKGFHISYKQVAVVLRNQKVTMPKTSKNTVRLSNSVTFPALTAFTVCFEIARTATKSTETIFTYTDAAGTSVLAFEKTARGMEMFIGSSSCSVNNLITSSDITSSMMPICLTWTKSSGLVAVYFGGNYHTNTCSATKIYTLQSGGLFQLGGQGSSEVSVDNQNLDGFIYNFRLWDHAMAVAELSALTCDKKGNVIDWDHSFWTIPGSYTETDSTLSCICYPNCIHLTTASTSGTVIPTLAPGTPGCTSPGLGCPATLTVTTASTATTNTISTNAATHEGIFYKISLGVNDVQANTQESDVEMMIAQWLNQTFQNWIYRVYVDNVKFGPKTVLSRATSIRYTCMALLVYKNTSDAVLTVAEIENRLRSAPAIGNDLILDSVMVKSMENCQSEKVPFHYRWPESRPTVTQYVPCFPYKEQNASRTCMISPDNYTSIWASPDLRNCTDIEDIPVSQENAIEVAVQLADISNNELSTEEVTKVVSKVKELVNVAKINATLANTVVSIISNVMISSEDAQLAASKIALKTVDELVQKIEFDGPSVAITSKYLALGISALNTSNFNGTTFSAYIDINSTDPQINFDSEAQNALAVVTLPPTLLHNLSNTQMKRASRINFIFFSKTGLFQHFGSFMDKQSNGRFLNSYVVASSVGNFSIKNLQDPVKIEIAHLEYQREPKPLCVFWDFNIQTGIGGWSSEGCVVSLESNSNRTVCLCNHLTHFGILMDISGAATQIDEKNNRVLTFISYIGCGISAVFSAATLLTYIAFEKLRRDYPSKILMNLSTSLLFLNMVFLLDGWLASYEMEGLCVTVAVFLHFFLLTSFTWMGLESIHMYIALVKVFNTYIRRYILKFCIVGWGVPAAIVGIVLAVGKNSYGKKYYGKSENGKSQSEFCWIHSPVVFYVTCVGYFSMIFLLNVAMFIVVMIQICGRNGKRSNRTLREEILRNLRSVVSLTFLLGMTWGFAFFAWGPVSLAFMYLFSIFNSLQGLFIFVFHCALKENVQKQWRRYLCCGKFRLADNSDWSKTATNNTKKVSSDNLGKSLSSSSFGSTTANWTSKAKATLNPFVRHSNAGKSFSNQCSPKCSPSDGEASSSILPVHQVLDKVKGFCSIRSDNFYKNIIMSDSFSHSTKF comes from the exons TAGCACCGAGCTGCCAGAGTAGCATCAGCTGCAATGTGGTGCTCACCGACTCCCATGGCTCTTTCACCTCCCCCTGCTACCCCTCTGAGTACCCATCCAGTCAAGCCTGCGAGTGGACCATACAGGCCCCAGCTGGCTTTATAGTTCAAATCACCTTCCTAGATTTTGAGCTTGAGGAAGCGCACGGCTGCATCTATGACCGCATCGTCGTCAGCACTGGTGCAAGTGATGTCAAATTTTGTGGCTTAACAGCCAATGGACTAACACTCAActccactggaaatgtgatggtGGTTTCCTTTAATTCAGACTTTAGTGTTCAAAAGAAAGGTTTCCATATAAGTTACAAGCAAG TGGCAGTGGTACTGAGGAACCAGAAGGTCACTATGCCAAAGACCAGCAAGAATACAGTGAGATTGAGCAATTCAGTCACATTCCCTGCACTTACTGCATTCACAGTGTGCTTTGAGATTGCCCGCACTGCCACAAAGAGCACAGAGACCATCTTTACCTACACTGATGCAGCTGGGACATCTGTTTTGGCATTTGAGAAGACAGCAAGAGGTATGGAGATGTTCATAGGCAGTTCCTCCTGCTCTGTAAATAACCTTATCACCAGCTCAGATATCACCTCCAGCATGATGCCAATCTGCCTCACCTGGACCAAGTCCTCTGGGCTTGTGGCAGTATACTTTGGAGGCAACTATCACACCAACACCTGTTCGGCCACTAAGATTTACACCCTGCAGAGTGGAGGACTCTTCCAGCTTGGAGGACAAGGATCTAGTGAGGTCAGTGTTGACAATCAGAACTTGGATGGCTTCATTTACAATTTCCGATTGTGGGATCACGCCATGGCCGTTGCTGAGCTCTCTGCCCTCACCTGTGATAAAAAGGGTAACGTCATTGACTGGGATCATAGCTTCTGGACCATCCCAGGCTCTTACACAGAGACTGACAGCACACTCAGCTGCA TCTGTTACCCAAATTGCATACATTTAACAACTGCTTCAACTAGTG GCACTGTCATACCAACGCTTGCCCCAGGAACACCAGGTTGTACTTCCCCTGGACTGGGCTGCCCAG CCACATTAACAGTTACCACCGCATCCACTGCCACCACTAACACGATTTCTACTAATGCAGCAACCCACG AGGGCATTTTCTACAAGATTTCCTTAGGGGTAAATGATGTACAAGCAAACACCCAAGAAAGTGATGTTGAGATGATGATAGCTCAATgg CTCAATCAAACCTTTCAGAACTGGATCTACAGAGTTTATGTTGATAATGTCAA GTTTGGACCTAAAACTGTTCTTTCAAGGGCCACGTCTATCCG ATATACCTGCATGGCCTTGCTTGTGTATAAGAATACCAGTGATGCAGTTCTAACAGTGGCAGAGATTGAAAACAGGCTGAGAAGTGCCCCTGCCATAGGAAATGACTTGATATTGGACAGCGTGATGGTGAAATCAATGG AAAACTGCCAGTCAGAGAAGGTTCCATTTCACTACAGATGGCCAGAGAGCAGACCGACAGTCACACAGTATGTCCCCTGTTTCCCTTACAAAGAGCAGAATGCATCCAGGACATG CATGATTAGCCCAGATAATTATACATCAATCTGGGCTTCTCCAGATCTCAGAAACTGCACTGATATAGAGGACATTCCAGTTTCACAAG AGAATGCAATAGAAGTGGCTGTGCAGCTTGCTGATATCAGCAATAATGAGCTCTCTACGGAAGAGGTGACAAAGGTTGTCTCCAAGGTGAAGGAGCTGGTGAATGTAGCCAAAATTAATGCCACTCTAGCCAACACTGTGGTCAGTATAATCTCCAACGTTATGATCAGCTCAGAGGATGCTCAACTGGCTGCCTCCAAGAT AGCACTCAAAACAGTGGATGAACTGGTGCAGAAGATTGAGTTTGATGGACCCTCTGTGGCCATCACATCCAAATACCTGGCTCTGGGAATCTCTGCCCTCAACACAAGCAATTTCAATGGGACCACTTTTAGTGCATATATAGACATCAACTCGACAGACCCTCAG ATTAATTTTGATTCAGAGGCCCAGAACGCTTTGGCTGTGGTCACACTGCCTCCCACACTTTTACACAATCTGAGTAATACACAAATGAAAAGAGCATCCAGAATAAACTTCATATTCTTCAGCAAGACTGGACTCTTTCAG CACTTTGGATCATTCATG GATAAACAAAGTAATGGCCGGTTCTTGAACAGCTATGTGGTGGCTAGTAGTGTGGGCAACTTCAGCATTAAAAACTTGCAGGATCCAGTCAAGATAGAGATTGCCCATTTGGAGTACCAG AGAGAACCAAAACCTCTTTGTGTGTTTTgggattttaacatccaaa CTGGCATAGGGGGCTGGAGCAGTGAAGGCTGTGTGGTCAGTCTCGAGTCCAACAGCAACAGGACCGTCTGCTTGTGTAACCACCTCACACACTTTGGCATCCTAATG GACATCTCTGGAGCTGCTACACAGATTGATGAGAAGAACAACAGGGTTCTCACCTTCATTTCCTACATCGGCTGTGGCATCTCAGCCGTTTTTTCAGCAGCAACGCTGCTCACGTACATCGCTTTTGA GAAGCTGCGGCGAGACTATCCCTCCAAGATCCTGATGAATCTCAGCACTTCATTGCTCTTCCTCAACATGGTGTTTCTCCTGGATGGATGGTTGGCCTCATATGAAATGGAGGGACTGTGTGTGACAGTGGCTGTCTTTCTGCACTTTTTCCTTCTCACATCCTTCACCTGGATGGGCTTAGAATCCATCCACATGTACATTGCCTTGGTCAAGGTCTTCAACACCTACATACGGCGATATATACTCAAGTTCTGCATTGTAGGGTGGG GTGTTCCGGCTGCAATTGTTGGCATTGTGTTGGCAGTGGGCAAAAATTCCTATGGAAAGAAGTACTATGGAAAAAGCGAGAATGGAAAGAGCCAATCAGAATT CTGTTGGATTCATAGTCCGGTGGTATTCTACGTAACATGCGTGGGCTACTTTTCCATGATCTTCCTACTGAATGTTGCCATGTTCATCGTGGTCATGATCCAGATCTGCGGGCGTAATGGCAAGCGCAGCAACAGGACACTGCGAGAGGAGATATTGCGTAACCTGCGCAGCGTGGTCAGCCTGACATTCTTGCTGGGCATGACCTGGGGCTTTGCGTTTTTCGCCTGGGGCCCAGTCAGCCTGGCCTTCATGTATCTCTTCTCCATTTTCAACTCATTGCAGG GGTTATTCATATTTGTGTTTCACTGTGCTCTGAAAGAAAATGTACAGAAACAATGGAGGAGATACTTGTGCTGTGGAAAGTTCCGCTTGGCAGACAATTCAG actGGAGCAAGACTGCTACTAATAATACAAAGAAAGTGAGTTCTGATAACCTGGGCAAGTCCCTGTCATCCAGCTCCTTTGGCTCCACTACAGCCAACTGGACATCTAAAGCCAAAGCCACACTAAACCCCTTTGTCAGGCACAGTAATGCAG GTAAAAGTttctccaatcagtgcagtcctAAATGCAGCCCATCCGATGGAGAGGCCTCCTCATCCATCCTCCCCGTGCACCAGGTCCTGGACAAGGTGAAGGGCTTCTGCTCCATACGCTCTGACAACTTCTACAAAAACATCATCATGTCAGACAGCTTTAGCCACAGCACTAAATTCTAA
- the LOC127624195 gene encoding adhesion G-protein coupled receptor G6-like isoform X7, which produces MVSFISSRWWRWKCLKILPVTLLLMCLPTSVAPSCQSSISCNVVLTDSHGSFTSPCYPSEYPSSQACEWTIQAPAGFIVQITFLDFELEEAHGCIYDRIVVSTGASDVKFCGLTANGLTLNSTGNVMVVSFNSDFSVQKKGFHISYKQVAVVLRNQKVTMPKTSKNTVRLSNSVTFPALTAFTVCFEIARTATKSTETIFTYTDAAGTSVLAFEKTARGMEMFIGSSSCSVNNLITSSDITSSMMPICLTWTKSSGLVAVYFGGNYHTNTCSATKIYTLQSGGLFQLGGQGSSEVSVDNQNLDGFIYNFRLWDHAMAVAELSALTCDKKGNVIDWDHSFWTIPGSYTETDSTLSCICYPNCIHLTTASTSGTVIPTLAPGTPGCTSPGLGCPEGIFYKISLGVNDVQANTQESDVEMMIAQWLNQTFQNWIYRVYVDNVKFGPKTVLSRATSIRYTCMALLVYKNTSDAVLTVAEIENRLRSAPAIGNDLILDSVMVKSMENCQSEKVPFHYRWPESRPTVTQYVPCFPYKEQNASRTCMISPDNYTSIWASPDLRNCTDIEDIPVSQENAIEVAVQLADISNNELSTEEVTKVVSKVKELVNVAKINATLANTVVSIISNVMISSEDAQLAASKIALKTVDELVQKIEFDGPSVAITSKYLALGISALNTSNFNGTTFSAYIDINSTDPQINFDSEAQNALAVVTLPPTLLHNLSNTQMKRASRINFIFFSKTGLFQHFGSFMDKQSNGRFLNSYVVASSVGNFSIKNLQDPVKIEIAHLEYQREPKPLCVFWDFNIQTGIGGWSSEGCVVSLESNSNRTVCLCNHLTHFGILMDISGAATQIDEKNNRVLTFISYIGCGISAVFSAATLLTYIAFEKLRRDYPSKILMNLSTSLLFLNMVFLLDGWLASYEMEGLCVTVAVFLHFFLLTSFTWMGLESIHMYIALVKVFNTYIRRYILKFCIVGWGVPAAIVGIVLAVGKNSYGKKYYGKSENGKSQSEFCWIHSPVVFYVTCVGYFSMIFLLNVAMFIVVMIQICGRNGKRSNRTLREEILRNLRSVVSLTFLLGMTWGFAFFAWGPVSLAFMYLFSIFNSLQGLFIFVFHCALKENVQKQWRRYLCCGKFRLADNSDWSKTATNNTKKVSSDNLGKSLSSSSFGSTTANWTSKAKATLNPFVRHSNAGKSFSNQCSPKCSPSDGEASSSILPVHQVLDKVKGFCSIRSDNFYKNIIMSDSFSHSTKF; this is translated from the exons TAGCACCGAGCTGCCAGAGTAGCATCAGCTGCAATGTGGTGCTCACCGACTCCCATGGCTCTTTCACCTCCCCCTGCTACCCCTCTGAGTACCCATCCAGTCAAGCCTGCGAGTGGACCATACAGGCCCCAGCTGGCTTTATAGTTCAAATCACCTTCCTAGATTTTGAGCTTGAGGAAGCGCACGGCTGCATCTATGACCGCATCGTCGTCAGCACTGGTGCAAGTGATGTCAAATTTTGTGGCTTAACAGCCAATGGACTAACACTCAActccactggaaatgtgatggtGGTTTCCTTTAATTCAGACTTTAGTGTTCAAAAGAAAGGTTTCCATATAAGTTACAAGCAAG TGGCAGTGGTACTGAGGAACCAGAAGGTCACTATGCCAAAGACCAGCAAGAATACAGTGAGATTGAGCAATTCAGTCACATTCCCTGCACTTACTGCATTCACAGTGTGCTTTGAGATTGCCCGCACTGCCACAAAGAGCACAGAGACCATCTTTACCTACACTGATGCAGCTGGGACATCTGTTTTGGCATTTGAGAAGACAGCAAGAGGTATGGAGATGTTCATAGGCAGTTCCTCCTGCTCTGTAAATAACCTTATCACCAGCTCAGATATCACCTCCAGCATGATGCCAATCTGCCTCACCTGGACCAAGTCCTCTGGGCTTGTGGCAGTATACTTTGGAGGCAACTATCACACCAACACCTGTTCGGCCACTAAGATTTACACCCTGCAGAGTGGAGGACTCTTCCAGCTTGGAGGACAAGGATCTAGTGAGGTCAGTGTTGACAATCAGAACTTGGATGGCTTCATTTACAATTTCCGATTGTGGGATCACGCCATGGCCGTTGCTGAGCTCTCTGCCCTCACCTGTGATAAAAAGGGTAACGTCATTGACTGGGATCATAGCTTCTGGACCATCCCAGGCTCTTACACAGAGACTGACAGCACACTCAGCTGCA TCTGTTACCCAAATTGCATACATTTAACAACTGCTTCAACTAGTG GCACTGTCATACCAACGCTTGCCCCAGGAACACCAGGTTGTACTTCCCCTGGACTGGGCTGCCCAG AGGGCATTTTCTACAAGATTTCCTTAGGGGTAAATGATGTACAAGCAAACACCCAAGAAAGTGATGTTGAGATGATGATAGCTCAATgg CTCAATCAAACCTTTCAGAACTGGATCTACAGAGTTTATGTTGATAATGTCAA GTTTGGACCTAAAACTGTTCTTTCAAGGGCCACGTCTATCCG ATATACCTGCATGGCCTTGCTTGTGTATAAGAATACCAGTGATGCAGTTCTAACAGTGGCAGAGATTGAAAACAGGCTGAGAAGTGCCCCTGCCATAGGAAATGACTTGATATTGGACAGCGTGATGGTGAAATCAATGG AAAACTGCCAGTCAGAGAAGGTTCCATTTCACTACAGATGGCCAGAGAGCAGACCGACAGTCACACAGTATGTCCCCTGTTTCCCTTACAAAGAGCAGAATGCATCCAGGACATG CATGATTAGCCCAGATAATTATACATCAATCTGGGCTTCTCCAGATCTCAGAAACTGCACTGATATAGAGGACATTCCAGTTTCACAAG AGAATGCAATAGAAGTGGCTGTGCAGCTTGCTGATATCAGCAATAATGAGCTCTCTACGGAAGAGGTGACAAAGGTTGTCTCCAAGGTGAAGGAGCTGGTGAATGTAGCCAAAATTAATGCCACTCTAGCCAACACTGTGGTCAGTATAATCTCCAACGTTATGATCAGCTCAGAGGATGCTCAACTGGCTGCCTCCAAGAT AGCACTCAAAACAGTGGATGAACTGGTGCAGAAGATTGAGTTTGATGGACCCTCTGTGGCCATCACATCCAAATACCTGGCTCTGGGAATCTCTGCCCTCAACACAAGCAATTTCAATGGGACCACTTTTAGTGCATATATAGACATCAACTCGACAGACCCTCAG ATTAATTTTGATTCAGAGGCCCAGAACGCTTTGGCTGTGGTCACACTGCCTCCCACACTTTTACACAATCTGAGTAATACACAAATGAAAAGAGCATCCAGAATAAACTTCATATTCTTCAGCAAGACTGGACTCTTTCAG CACTTTGGATCATTCATG GATAAACAAAGTAATGGCCGGTTCTTGAACAGCTATGTGGTGGCTAGTAGTGTGGGCAACTTCAGCATTAAAAACTTGCAGGATCCAGTCAAGATAGAGATTGCCCATTTGGAGTACCAG AGAGAACCAAAACCTCTTTGTGTGTTTTgggattttaacatccaaa CTGGCATAGGGGGCTGGAGCAGTGAAGGCTGTGTGGTCAGTCTCGAGTCCAACAGCAACAGGACCGTCTGCTTGTGTAACCACCTCACACACTTTGGCATCCTAATG GACATCTCTGGAGCTGCTACACAGATTGATGAGAAGAACAACAGGGTTCTCACCTTCATTTCCTACATCGGCTGTGGCATCTCAGCCGTTTTTTCAGCAGCAACGCTGCTCACGTACATCGCTTTTGA GAAGCTGCGGCGAGACTATCCCTCCAAGATCCTGATGAATCTCAGCACTTCATTGCTCTTCCTCAACATGGTGTTTCTCCTGGATGGATGGTTGGCCTCATATGAAATGGAGGGACTGTGTGTGACAGTGGCTGTCTTTCTGCACTTTTTCCTTCTCACATCCTTCACCTGGATGGGCTTAGAATCCATCCACATGTACATTGCCTTGGTCAAGGTCTTCAACACCTACATACGGCGATATATACTCAAGTTCTGCATTGTAGGGTGGG GTGTTCCGGCTGCAATTGTTGGCATTGTGTTGGCAGTGGGCAAAAATTCCTATGGAAAGAAGTACTATGGAAAAAGCGAGAATGGAAAGAGCCAATCAGAATT CTGTTGGATTCATAGTCCGGTGGTATTCTACGTAACATGCGTGGGCTACTTTTCCATGATCTTCCTACTGAATGTTGCCATGTTCATCGTGGTCATGATCCAGATCTGCGGGCGTAATGGCAAGCGCAGCAACAGGACACTGCGAGAGGAGATATTGCGTAACCTGCGCAGCGTGGTCAGCCTGACATTCTTGCTGGGCATGACCTGGGGCTTTGCGTTTTTCGCCTGGGGCCCAGTCAGCCTGGCCTTCATGTATCTCTTCTCCATTTTCAACTCATTGCAGG GGTTATTCATATTTGTGTTTCACTGTGCTCTGAAAGAAAATGTACAGAAACAATGGAGGAGATACTTGTGCTGTGGAAAGTTCCGCTTGGCAGACAATTCAG actGGAGCAAGACTGCTACTAATAATACAAAGAAAGTGAGTTCTGATAACCTGGGCAAGTCCCTGTCATCCAGCTCCTTTGGCTCCACTACAGCCAACTGGACATCTAAAGCCAAAGCCACACTAAACCCCTTTGTCAGGCACAGTAATGCAG GTAAAAGTttctccaatcagtgcagtcctAAATGCAGCCCATCCGATGGAGAGGCCTCCTCATCCATCCTCCCCGTGCACCAGGTCCTGGACAAGGTGAAGGGCTTCTGCTCCATACGCTCTGACAACTTCTACAAAAACATCATCATGTCAGACAGCTTTAGCCACAGCACTAAATTCTAA